The region CTACTAATTTATATTTAGCATTACATTGTAATGTTGTGGTTCTTTAATGGCACCTGTATAGTTTGCAGCTAAACTTATCTTCACAAGTGAAAATATAATGTCTAAAATGATTAATATTTAGgaacggagggagtattattGTACAACCGAAAAGCTTAGGAAATAAGTCTGTTATAGTTAGCAATCTGCTATGGAGATAAATTAGTTAGAGGAAAATAAAGTGGAAATATAAATGTAAAATAGAGCATCCATGTGATCACGTACCCGAAGCTTGAATAGCAGCACACACAAATGGGTCCATGATCTGTGGTTGGCCCAAAGAACTAGGACAGATGCATGCGTCCATGTGCATGTATAAGGAAGGTTCTTTTTCTTCTGTGCCTGTTTTTCTCATCACTTTGTTTATCATGATTGCATAGTGTTGTTTCCATGTCCTCCTCTGGGATCTTCTGTGCATATCTGTTGATGATAGTAGAGTTGCTTGATAAAGATACGATGTTGGTAGAATACTCATATAAGATCCTTCGTCCTAAGCTTTTAGTATAACTAATCTTAACATGATatcagaaaagcaaattaatGCCTCAAAGATGGGCACTCGTGATCCACTATTGATTTCTTTATAGTTGTCTTCGATATTTTACAGGAAGAACCGGCGGAAGAGAAGATATAAGAGGGAAAAATTAGTGTACATTTCTCATAATAGAGTCGAGAAATTTAATGAAAATGCTGAATTGACACATTTGTATGTACACCGAGACCTAAATAGATTTTATTTGCATTTGTATGTACACCGAGACCTAAATAGATTTtgtttttttttagttttttttttgtcATGAAAAGAAAATGTAATATTCCCAACTGGTATTCTAAACTTTGGATTGAAATTATACTGTTTCTTTGAGAATTCAAAATCTGAGGCTGTAGCAACATTGATCTTCTATGCTACGTCTACTCAGATCCAGCAAGGTAAACGGGACCTAAGTGTTGCACAATACAGTAGCAGCAAGTACGTACGTAAATAAACTGCCATTAGGGCCTGATAACTCCATAGTTAAGGCTGTGCATGTTAGGTAGTTATATACTGCATGGTCTACTTTCCAGGGCGGAACCAGGATCTTAAAATAACCGGAGCTAAAATGCACAAATTACGCAATTTTTCAGCATAGCCGGGATCTCCCCTCAAATTCCCTTTGGTCAGGATGGCCGGCGGGCGCGACCGCTACCCCAAATTCCGGTATAATCAAtaaattagtattaaaatttatgaaaaaaaattacatatttatatatttagtagtaaaaaattattttcaattttcgccccctcaaaaatatataaaattttaaatttagtACTAATATTAATGATATTTACAATAATTATGAATTTAGATACAGGAATTCAAGTATGTATTTTAtattgaaattattaaaaatataatttattaatttatttaatagataataaattaaaaatatatattaattattccGAAAAAAATTCGCACCCCGAACTCCGACTTTTGGCTCCGTCCCTGCCTCTAGTTACATGTATGTTGTTTAAAAAGGTGATGCGGATTGCGAAATATTGCTGGAATTGATAACTGCATGGCTAATGATCAGAAAACACAGCTATACTAATGAACCATAAAGAAACAGAACAGCTTCACTGTTAACTTTTAAGAATTAGCACAAGCTTTTAGAACTTGTGTTTGCATATGGTCCGGTCTACAGCAAATGTATAATACACTTACACCATAGTATACCTCGGATAAATGATCATCAGATGTGTAAAGTAGGATTTTAGGGCTTATGACATATTATAAAATCGTTTGTTCTGGATCATCTCTGAACCATCACCCCCTTAAACATTGTTGAAAAAATTTAGAGAAAAAAAACACCTACATTTTTTTTGCAGTGCTGTatttcttgttatttcttttcttcttctaaaactcaaggtaaactagccattatataggttttacaaacatattaaaactaactattactaaaactaaccactactaattaatgggtaaattacatgttcATAATTTACTTCATAACTCCACTACCCtactactaaacaattctaaaataatattttctctaataattaatctattgctaaatatttaataattaaataaataaataattaataactaaatttaagattattccaacaaaCATGTGCATCATGATTACGAACAAAGTAATTTACTCTCAAGTCTAACATCAATTACTGGGCTGTTAAGCAACCATTACGATTCATATGATATTCGGACAGTTACTAAACAAAACAAAACGACCTCATGACTACAGCACATCTGAAAAAATAACAAAGATGGACAGTTGCGGAATCATGATTATAAAACAGTGAGGACTAATATGAATTATTTGCTAAATTTGGATGGTTGCCGGTGCTTAAAACACACTTTTTCCTAATTTTGAACTGATATTTAGGCATTGAAAAAATCTTTACTAAAATTTTCAGTTTAAGCCAGATTTCAGCCTAAGTTAACCTCTCTTGATTTCCCTCCTACACATGGCAAATGACCAACTATAAGGGTCGAGCACCTCCCGATTGACTACATACTGTTGTGAGATAATCCAACAAGTATTAATGCAGTGAGCTGCTTGCTGATGAATGAAGCAGATGTATGAATCAATACTCTATCTGATCTATGATAGGTAAGTTAATCTCAGACAGATTCAGATACAAGGTTTGTTTTAGCTTCAATTGACACTGTGCAGTCTGCATGGCTAGAAGGTTTGTTTAGAATTCGAGGATCTTATCCCATTCCGAACAAACACATTAAGAGCCAACTTGTTGATCTTCAATTGCTAGCTTCGGGACAAAGCGCCAACAATTTTGTGCACAAAAGCTGAAATACTCTTGCCATATTATATTACGGGTCTTGTTTTGACTAGTATATGGTTAAATTGATCAAGTTTTGACCGGTAATTACGATAATTTTATGTATTAttctaaaaatataaaaaatacaTTTGACAGAAAATTAGATATATTTTCTAATGAtgctaattttaaaatttatttaattatatattatgTAATTTACGgtcaaaatttaaataatttgacCATAAATTAGTCAAAATATGATACataatctatactatactattacaAGCAAAACACCCTCTATTTGGTAGTCGGTTGCTTGTTATAGTTGTTTGGTACTacaaataacaaccgtcagatctaaagtCAGATAGATGAGAACCGTTGATgcaataataaatattattatattaatattaaactgCTCTCATGGATTCAGGGTTCGAACCTCGACAACAGCTTactatatttaaacttttatattctttattttaacaatttctacaggttcagggcTCGAATCCcgtgaacaacatattatattatattatttattttcagtcaagtctcaaattatcacaAAACATCCTGTATTTGGTAGTCAGTTGTTCGGTATAGTTGTTTGATACGACAAATAACAACCATTCGAATGGGAACCGTTGAatgcaataataaaataatatttaaactaatatttaaactgctctcatgaATCCAAAGTTCGAACCCCGTCAAcaacttattatatttaaacttttatattctttattttaacaattttcaTAGGTTGAGGGCTTGAGTCCCGTGAAcaacatataatattatattatttattttcagtcaagtctcaaattatcacaCAACATTTATTATTAGAACttattattttcttcaatttatttttcaactattgaaaatatatatcaaaatataataattttaatataaaattatattattaaaaattatttaagtGTTAAAAGCAATCCGTGCATCGTATGGGTCATATGCTTGTATGAGATTAAGCGAGTAACATTTATAAAAATACTAGGTGCCATTTGAATTGTGAATTCAAATCAGAAATAGAAATGAGAtttcaataaaaaaattattagaatctttttccttttctaagttAACTGATTTTATTACCTACTGGCTACTGCCTACCGGCATCCTAATTATGCACCTATCTTttgtaaatttgtaaaaataaTACGGGGATTAAGTAGATGTGAGAATGACTTTTAAGAGTAGTGATATATATTCCGAATccgttttaaaaaaaaaaagatCAAAACGTTATAATTTTGGTGTTCAACTTATCCTAATACAATATTACGATAATAAAAGTGCAGTAGTACCTTATCTTATTTTTGTTCTTTATTTCAGattgcaaatatttttaataCGCACTTTATATAGCAGTATTTATAAAAGGtgtgaaaaatcattttaactcACAAGTGATTTAATCGAATATTTAATGTATATTTATATTTTGAGAGGGTTTGTGTTTGTTAATTGAACTAGATTGTAAAATTTATTTTTGCGAAAgtattttaaaattcatttttgtaagaaaaataaaaatttaacacataaataaattaaattctACAAAATATATAATTCACCTCTAGGAAATATATTGTACATTTGCAACATAAAACATGTGACATTATTACATACAAGAATGTACATCTCTCACAACACCTGGGTCTTCATTTTTTTGTCGAATTTAAAGCAGATTTCATTAATGACTTCAAACAGATTCAATCAGGACAAACCCCTGATCAAGCCTAGGTTGAAAAACTAATTAGCCGTTTTGTTTTCGGATTACTTAACAAACTGAATACagatattctgaaaataaaaaatGAACGTAATGGTTTCCCGGACAATCCAGCACGCATTCCCCCCGAAAATAGTAActtcacaattgaccctcacattaattcgatTGATATTGCAATATTCAGATGACTCAGTTACAATAATTGAGTTTATAGGCCTCAtgttatgaacaaatattttttgtcATGTGATTTTCACCACCATTTCAAACGCACTCCAGTTATTTATCTGTCGAACACCAGCTATACACCTAACAAAAGTGTTGTTGAGGCGAGACATCCAGATTTCCCAATATACCATCCAATTCATTTTTAACACAACCATCACATCGCACAAAGCAAGATATATTACATAAATcgagacaatcaaacacacaaataatAATTTAAACAGAATAGTAcaaaaaaaatccaaaattcaAAAATCTTGGAATAACGTTAAATTGTAATATGTTATTAGACACATATTTTGAATCCAAAATTCAATTCTTCATTTTGTTACTCCAAAACTAACATTTCCAAATCAAACAACATGTTACTATGCTTACACTAATCAAAAGAATCTCAACATCATCAATGTCTTCAATCCCCTCACCATCTCTCTCAAAAACCTTAACAGACCCAAAAAGTTGCTTAATGGGCTCATCAAGACTTGCTGCTTTAGCCCAACAACTCAGACTTTACAAACACCCACCAACATTTGATGATGAAGAGGAGGAAAGAATTGAAAAAAGTGGTGATAAAGTTGTTTCTCAAGTGGGTTTTGTAGAGTCTGCAACACCTGTAAAGAGTGAGAAGTTTAGGCCTAAAAGAGCTGCTGTTTTGATTTGTTTGTTTGAAGGGGAGTGTGGTGATCTTCGTGTTATTCTTACTAAGAGGTCTTCTGGATTGTCTACTCATTCGGGTTTGTGGCATTTTTTTAATTCTTGGAAAATTGGGTGTGAATTGTTGATGATTGTGTTTTATTGTTTTTTTTGTGAAATTTTTGAAGTGGGTTGTGATGATTTCTATAAAGCTTGAATCTTTACTCATTTGTAGGCTCTTTTGAATTTTTACTCATTTGGGTTTGTGGcattttatttgatttttggaGAATTGGGTGTTTTTTATTGGTGAATTGTTGATGAATTTGTGGTTTGTTGGATTTTTTGTGAGATTATTGAAGTGGGTTGTGATGATTTCTTTAAAGTTTGAATCTTTGGTAATTTGATGATAATATGATTAATATCTATAGGCTCTTTTGAATTGTCTACTCATTTGCATTTGTGGCATTTTTTTGTGTGGAGAATTGGGTGTTTTTTATTTTGAATGGTTGATGATTGTGTGGTTTATTGGATATTTTGTGACAATATTGAAGTGGGTTTAGATAATATTTGTAAAGTTTgaatctttggttatttgatgaTGATCGGATTAATATCTATAGGCCCTTCTGGATTGTCTACTTATTCTCTGAGAATTGGGTTTTCTTTTGGGTAGTACATATACAATTTGTGTGTATGTGCTGATGATTGTGTGTATCATTGGATTTCTGTTGAAATTATTGAAACTGGTtttaataatatgtataaagTTTGAATCTTTGGTTATCCAAAGGTTTGTCTACTTATTCGGGTTTGTAGAAAGTTTTTAATTTTGGGGAAATTGGGTGTTCTGTTATTGTGATCACTGTTGATTGTGTTGTTTTTGGATTTTCTCGGGAAATTATTGAAGTGGGTTATGATATCATGTATAAAGTTTGGTTCTTTTGTTCATCAATGATTGTTTTTGGTGTATTTGTGTTAGGTTTTTGGGTAATTGCTGGTTCGTTAACAAATAATTGCTTCTTATGTGAGGTTTAGGTAATGTAAGTGATACATGGTTCTTATATCAACTAGTATATGTCTTGGTTGTTGGTAATGATTATGTCGGTTTCCATGGGATGTTGAATACTCACTAGTGATGGTGTTATTTATATGTTTTGGTGATTATGATTACTGTAGTTTTTGAATCTTATCTGCCTAATTTGTGTTGATTGTGACTGTTGTGATAAAGAAATGTTGACAGATTTGTTTGCAGTGTTGATAGTGAAATTTGATATATtatgtaaaattttaaaaaatggtCTTGATTCTTGTTTCATTGTGATATGACTTGTGAAAGTGTGTGGGTCTGAAAAGTATGAAATGAAGTTTGTAAGCTAAACATACatatgaaaacatcattttgaggGAAGACTAGAGAGGGATGTAACTCTAGTGAGTTGTGTATAAATGATGTAATTCTAACTTAATTGAGATAGTAATTGTTTAGTTTGGTGGAAATATGTACCGTAACTTGTTTTTTGTTCTTAATTGAACAAATGAATTTATCTGTCTTCAGGTGAAGTTGCATTACCGGGAGGGAAAGCAGATGAGGGAGATGCAGATGATTTCCAGACAGCAACTAGAGAAGCACATGAAGAGATAGGGCTGGATCCTTCGCTTGTGAATGTTGTTACTGTCCTTGAGCCGTTTTTGTCCAAGGTATGTGTACTGTGTTTCAGGTAAGTGATTCCAAAGCTTTGATCCTCACCGTTAAATATTTTTGGAATGGTAAACAAGAGAATCTAGACAAtttttttggaaaaataaatCTGTTTCGGTTATACTGAAAATCTCGAGCTTATTAAAATATTTTCCAATGCTTGATCTTTTACTACTGATTTGTTaagttaaaatattattttggtaAGGCTAGCAATAAAAGATCGTGAAGAAATGTAGTTTTTATGTCAGCTACATATGTGCACCAGAACTTTAAAATCATATGCGAACATGCAACTTAATTTGTATGTTTTGTATAATCTATTTTTGTATGGGAGGGGGCGGTATAAGAATGAATGAAATAAGGGTGAATTCAAGCTTACGAGCTGCGTGAAGTTATATGGTTTCCGGGAACTGCCTCATCTTTACTATGGAAAAATGAACATGTAATGATGGGTATTATTTGTTGTCATCTTTCAGAAGGCAGAACACTTGGTTGTGCTGCTTTGACACCTTACAATTTCCTAATCACTTTTGTCAATTAAATTTTTTTCAGTACCCTGGGTTTTAGGGTTTACGGTTTGGGgattagggtttagggtttagggtttagggttttaGGATTTAGGATTTAGGGTTTGGGCTTTGGTTTAGGGTTTTGAggttttataaaaataatctttaaTTAGAAGGATGTTTGAACTAGAAAAACGTGTGATGGACTGTTGATCTAAATATTTCACCTTAAACAAACTTTCACGTGTGTCATATCTTATCCACAATTGCCTTGGTCTTCAATCATAGAATATCATATACTCCTTTTGGAGGTTGTCTTTGTTCAAACGAAGTTGCATTGCCTCGATGGAATTACGCAAGGTAGAAGTGTTTTCCGCCTACCCTCAAATAGATGATGGTGGAGTGATTGATTAATCGGTCATCTCTTGTTCCGGACATTAAGAAAAATACAAACTGAAGGGAAGAAAAGTAAAATCCAGCAATCAAAAAGAATGAACCTAAGAATACGATTCTAAAATCAAGTCCTGTGGACTTATCTTCTCTCCTATTTTCCTCTGTTCTTTTCTATTTCGGTACTTCTCATCCCCATTTTTCTCCCTCCGAAATTTAATCTCTATTACCCTACCTTATTTGTTTATATTTATGTGAACAAAAAATATCTTTCTTCATTTATtctttttctataatttttaagTCTTCTTTTTGTATCTACTATCCTTGCTCATTTTATATATTAAAAGAAGTATTTTTACAGTACTATATTCAAATCTTTCTGTTCTTATTATTATGTGTCTACATATATTCTGTATCCCTGGATGTATCTTCAATAATGCAACCACCTCGCTTCACCTTTAATAGCACTGCAGTCACCTAATTGTTTCCCGTGCTGCTAGGAAACCATTGTACTTTACAGTTGATTGTTTAATATATCCCTGGATGTATCTTCAATAATGCAACCACCTCGCTTCACCTTTAATAGCACTGCAGTCACCTAATTGTTTCCCGTGCTGCTATACagaatatattttatatattaaaagaAGTATTTTTACAGTACTATATTCAAATCTTTCTGTTCTTATTATTATGTGTCTACATATATTCTGTATCCCTGGATGTATCTTCAATAATGCAACCACCTCGCTTCACCTTTAATAGCACTGCAGTCACCTAATTGTTTCCCGTGCTGCTAGGAAACCATTGTACTTTACAGTTGATTGTTTTTTCTTAAATTTTCTATTGGATAGATATCCTATGGATGTTATCTGGATTTTAAAACGCCTCCTTCATGAGTCCATGATTTGGATTCTATTGAGcaattcttaattttttttaCTGTAGGATTTTTCATCTAGAAGTCTAAACTAGCCATTTGTTTAGGAGAAGCCAGTCAAGCTCTACGACTATGTTTGTTCATGTAATTATTCTAATTACTTTACAATTGATACTATATGTAGTACTTGACTTATCCCATGGGAAGATGGGCTGAATAGAAGTCACTTTTCAGTTCATTTCCAGGAGATTTTATAATACATAGGGAGAGCAAAAAATTATAATCCACATTATTTTCATCTTTCTTCCTTACGTGCAATTGACAAAGTTATTTTTGGTATGCAGCACCTTCTCAGAGTGATTCCTGTCATCGGCATACTTCCGGATATAAAAGCATTTACGCCTACCCTCTGTGTTGCGGAAGTGGAAGCAGTATTTGATGCTCCACTGGAAATGTTCCTAAAGGTTAATTCTTCAGAATATCTATTTTTTGTAACAGATTATCATATTAGTTTTTGTCAAAAATCAGTTATTAAATATGCCTAGATAATTTATTCAGGATGAAAATCGAAGATCAGAAGAGAGAGAGTGGATGGGAGACAAGTATCTGATTCATTTTTTTGACTATGAAATAGACAATAAGAAGTATGTCATATGGGGCCTAACCGCTGGGATCTTGATCAGGGCGGCATCAGTTGTGTACAAAAGACCCCCAAATTTCATAGAGCAGAATCCAAAATTTAAGCTTCCCAAGGCCGTGGACAAAGATGTTACAATGCCATAGCTGAGATTTGCTTTGTACTTTGCATGTGATATACCTGCATTACTTTCCAATTATCCAAGATGAATTTGCTTAGTCCCCAGTCCAGGTATGCACCAAACTATTTGATATTCTGAAATTCGCTAGGTATCCGATTTGAGGGATGTTTACATTGTTAATAGAGCGTCTAAAAGAGTTCGATGTGATGAGGCAACCTTGTCTATTCAGTCTTTATCGCAATGGATGATTGCATGAGGCCTGTAAAGAGTAGTCTTTATACACAAACGTAGAAGGATCATTCTCAAGTTCTGAAGCCGATTCACTGCCGATTCACTGAAGTGAATCGAAACTATCTGTAAAATCAAAAGTTGTACACCAACAGCTTGATTAACCTTACTCATTCGTGTGTAAAACGTGTATCAGTTCATTCTTCTTAGGCCTTAGCATTACTTCTGAATCGTTCACCAGTATGTAATCTGGATGTTCTACTTCTTTTAGGCTAAATAAACGATAACAATCATCTCTGTGTTAAAAATACCTTAAAGGTTCATCAAAATGCGGAAATGAAGTTTTCGAGAATTTTACTcaaatttattttgtatttttcAGATATACCTATAAATCTTTATAACGAAACGAAATATACAGCTGTGCTGTCTTTGTGATTGGTAACATTTTCTCTGGAGATGAACCTAATAGGATTGGGTTAATTGCTCATAACTTTCAACTGGCCTATCGAGTAAAAAAAGCTTTCAAACGAATCACTAGCTAATTAAAAACTTTAAAATTTGTTATTCTCGGTTAGCCCCGTTAACTTTTTCAAAAGTCTGACAACTCTGAAAAATCTTAAATATCTGACAAATTCAAATATTAaaattcacaggtacatgtagCAAGAATAttgaaatattaaaataaaagcTTTGGTAAATAAAAGTGATTCGAGAAttttaaatgttttacatttttcaaattttcaatgtataaaattgataattttaccctttattttcaaattttattattattatttgggttTTGGGCTTTTTACATATTTTTTCTAATTCTTTAGATGGGATTAtcataaattttttattttttttaaattttttatttattttcacaATTTTCCGTTAGATAACTAACGGAGCTGACGGAAAATGACCTATTTGAAAGTTTCTAATAGATTAGTGATTCGTTTGGAATTTTTTTCCACCCGGTAGGCCAATTGAATATTATCAGCTAGGACTGCACATGGGCTGGGTTGGGTTGGTTTGGCTATTTTAACGACCCAACCCATTTAAAACATGTTACAAAAATATCAACCCATTAAActcaaaaaaattatgaaacccaACCCTATTGTGATGTGTTGGGTCGGGTTAGGTTAATCTAAAGTAAAATGATAAGGTGCTGCTATTTAATTGTTCTTggaaataaaactatcaaaagGAAACAGGACGAATGGACtagtaa is a window of Apium graveolens cultivar Ventura chromosome 11, ASM990537v1, whole genome shotgun sequence DNA encoding:
- the LOC141698449 gene encoding nudix hydrolase 22, chloroplastic-like — protein: MLTLIKRISTSSMSSIPSPSLSKTLTDPKSCLMGSSRLAALAQQLRLYKHPPTFDDEEEERIEKSGDKVVSQVGFVESATPVKSEKFRPKRAAVLICLFEGECGDLRVILTKRSSGLSTHSGEVALPGGKADEGDADDFQTATREAHEEIGLDPSLVNVVTVLEPFLSKHLLRVIPVIGILPDIKAFTPTLCVAEVEAVFDAPLEMFLKDENRRSEEREWMGDKYLIHFFDYEIDNKKYVIWGLTAGILIRAASVVYKRPPNFIEQNPKFKLPKAVDKDVTMP